A single region of the Schizosaccharomyces osmophilus chromosome 3, complete sequence genome encodes:
- the ser3 gene encoding D-3 phosphoglycerate dehydrogenase Ser3, whose translation MDISKPRQTVDESMNQLSLSPPDKPSFLTGTVRAPGSYSQPPKRALKPFASEDIKILLLENVNQSALGNLKEQGYQVEFLKSSLSEDELVEKIKGVHAVGIRSKTRLTRRVLEAADNLIVIGCFCIGTNQVDLEFAAERGIAVFNSPYANSRSVAELVIGEIICLSRQVGDRSMEIHYGEWNKVSNGCWEIRGKTLGIIGYGHIGSQLSVLAEAMGLHVVYYDVLPIMPLGSAKQLSSLHELLHRADFISCHVPASPETKNMISNAEFAAMKNGSYLINASRGTVVDIPSMIAASKSGKLAGAAIDVYPAEPAGNGKGKFADSLNSWTSELCSCRNIIMTPHIGGSTEEAQYNIGLEVSDALTRYINEGNSVSAVNFPEVSLRSLTEADTNVVRVLFAHKNVPGVLRQVNEILVNHNIKAQFSDSRGEIAYLVADISDCSSSSLETLHSRLESLPGKINTRLLY comes from the coding sequence ATGGATATTTCGAAACCTCGCCAAACTGTTGATGAAAGCATGAATCAGCTTTCCTTGTCTCCCCCCGACAAACCTTCCTTCCTTACAGGCACAGTACGGGCTCCAGGTTCCTATAGCCAACCCCCAAAGCGTGCCTTGAAGCCATTTGCTTCGGAGGATATCAAGATTTTGTTGTTGGAAAACGTCAACCAATCTGCCTTGGGCAACTTGAAAGAACAAGGATATCAGGTTGAATTCTTAAAGTCTTCTCTCAGCGAAGATGAacttgttgaaaaaatcaaggGTGTTCACGCCGTCGGTATCCGTTCCAAGACCCGTCTGACTCGTCGTGTTTTGGAGGCCGCCGACAATTTAATCGTCATCGGTTGTTTCTGCATCGGTACCAATCAGGTGGATTTGGAATTTGCTGCTGAACGTGGTATCGCCGTCTTCAACTCTCCTTATGCCAACTCTCGTTCTGTCGCCGAACTCGTCATTGGCGAAATCATCTGCTTATCTCGCCAAGTTGGTGACCGCTCCATGGAAATTCACTATGGCGAATGGAACAAGGTTTCTAATGGCTGTTGGGAAATCCGTGGCAAGACCTTGGGTATTATTGGTTATGGTCACATTGGTTCCCAACTTTCAGTTCTTGCTGAAGCTATGGGTCTTCACGTCGTCTATTATGATGTCCTTCCCATCATGCCTTTGGGTTCTGCCAAGCAATTGAGCTCTCTTCATGAGCTCCTCCATCGTGCTGATTTTATTTCGTGCCACGTTCCTGCTTCTCCCGAAACGAAAAACATGATTTCTAATGCTGAGTTTGCTGCCATGAAGAACGGTAGTTATCTCATCAACGCTTCTCGTGGAACTGTAGTTGACATTCCTTCCATGATTGCTGCTAGTAAGAGCGGTAAGCTTGCTGGTGCCGCTATTGATGTCTATCCTGCCGAACCCGCTGGTAATGGCAAGGGAAAATTTGCCGATAGTTTGAACTCTTGGACTAGTGAACTATGCTCATGCAGAAACATTATCATGACTCCTCACATTGGTGGTAGTACTGAAGAGGCTCAATACAACATTGGTCTTGAGGTTAGTGATGCCCTTACTCGCTACATCAATGAGGGTAACAGTGTTAGTGCTGTGAACTTCCCTGAAGTGTCTTTACGTAGTCTTACCGAGGCTGATACCAATGTCGTCCGTGTCTTGTTTGCTCACAAAAACGTACCAGGTGTCCTCCGACAAGTCAATGAAATCCTTGTCAACCACAACATCAAAGCTCAATTCTCTGATTCCCGCGGTGAAATTGCTTACTTGGTTGCTGATATCAGCGATTGTTCATCTAGTTCCTTGGAAACTTTGCACTCCAGGTTGGAGTCTTTGCCTGGCAAGATTAATACTCGCCTTTTGTATTAA
- the coq5 gene encoding C-methyltransferase: protein MLVRRSFNCGRFAGQLALLRPGLCQSRLSLTRFHSSDSNKGNESYTHFGFKDVPEEEKEYMVKNVFSSVAKKYDQMNDMMSLGIHRIWKNQFVSALNPGNSTTPMKVLDVAGGTGDIAFRLLDHATQRNHDHSSKVIVADINPDMLAVGKRRAKKTPYFESGRVDFIEQNAEVLDKIPDNSIDIFTIAFGIRNCTHIDKVLEQAHRVLKPGGVFSCLEFSKVYPPLLAEVYRQYSFKFLPLLGTVIAGDSESYQYLVESIERFPDADRFAKMIEQAGFTLAGERGYECLTFGVAAIHTGVKL from the coding sequence ATGCTCGTGCGTCGTTCATTTAATTGTGGCAGATTTGCCGGGCAGCTTGCACTGCTTCGCCCAGGACTCTGTCAAAGTCGACTCTCTTTAACTAGATTCCACAGCTCTGATTCAAACAAAGGAAACGAATCCTATACCCACTTTGGATTTAAAGATGTTCCcgaagaagagaaagaataTATGGTTAAAAATGTTTTCTCCTCAGTTGCTAAAAAATACGATCAAATGAATGATATGATGTCTTTGGGAATCCATAGAATATGGAAAAACCAATTTGTATCTGCGTTAAATCCCGGTAATAGCACTACTCCTATGAAGGTTTTGGATGTAGCTGGCGGTACTGGGGACATCGCATTCCGTTTATTGGATCATGCAACCCAAAGAAACCATGATCATAGCAGTAAAGTGATTGTTGCAGACATCAATCCTGATATGCTTGCTGTGGGTAAAAGGAGAGCTAAAAAAACACCATATTTTGAGTCGGGACGTGTAGATTTCATTGAGCAAAATGCTGAGGTTTTGGATAAAATACCAGACAACAGCATTGATATATTTACCATTGCCTTTGGAATCCGGAACTGCACGCATATTGACAAAGTCTTGGAGCAGGCACATCGAGTTTTGAAGCCTGGTGGTGTTTTCAGTTGTTTGGAATTTAGCAAAGTTTATCCTCCTTTGCTGGCAGAGGTATATCGTCAGTACAGCTTCAAATTCCTTCCCTTGCTTGGTACGGTGATAGCTGGCGATAGTGAAAGTTATCAGTACTTGGTAGAAAGCATTGAGCGTTTTCCTGATGCTGACAGATTCGCTAAAATGATTGAGCAAGCTGGTTTCACTTTAGCTGGTGAGCGAGGATACGAATGCCTTACCTTTGGAGTTGCTGCCATTCATACTGGTGTAAAACTTTAA
- the mus81 gene encoding Holliday junction resolvase subunit Mus81, with translation MSCGNPLYLQWIQEWMEESTRRYPKSYQTWRKAYDSMKNCPVALQHPSQASALKGIGPTICAKLEKRWLAYCRENDIPVTPLPQQENVNDSADQNVNSAASSSNLVKKPTVRKKRPYVPGYRSGAYAILCSLYSLPAHEFATKPQIIVSAQSFCDASFGSTTDGNQRYTAWNAIKTLITKGLIYQTGHPAKYCLTDDGEEVCTRLARVDDAFRKNGSPLRLKKSNSTPASFPSSSKVQNGDVSQRAIGKNMTLDTVSHQPSVMEKQPELVHSSDEEMEEIADGEKTDVDELQEEHTDEINSNIPNIDLTDVSTTVSDKNVNDHIDIPLEVIPFERCTLILLIDTREIRIRGDRNTVADKLNNDHNVLCEVRALELGDAIWIARDRETSQEIVLDFVVERKRYDDLVASIKDGRFHEQKRRLTKSGLSTVFYILEESNFDESFSESIHTVVSNIQIDHLFHVRCTKSLDHTIATLANMTKHIQNLYQDRKTLKLIPDLSVEAKTFESMRKHLERLDPSITYHITYNAFSSVLSKSSTLTLGDIFVRMLMSIRGVSAQKAIEIQKRFPTFIELFESYERCSSNQDRELLLAKSCQGFGSQAIGPALSAKIAYVFHPDPA, from the exons ATGAGTTGCGGGAATCCTTTGTATTTGCAATGGATTCAAGAATGGATGGAAGAGTCGACACGACGGTATCCCAAGTCTTACCAGACATGGAGAAAG GCATATGATTCTATGAAAAACTGTCCAGTTGCTTTACAACATCCATCACAAGCTTCTGCTTTGAAAGGAATTGGGCCTACTATATGTGCCAAGCTTGAAAAGCGATGGTTAGCATACTGTCGAGAAAACGACATACCAGTAACTCCTCTTCCCCAGCAAGAAAATGTGAATGATTCGGCAGACCAAAATGTCAATTCTGCagcatcttcttccaatcttGTGAAAAAGCCGACTGTTCGAAAGAAACGTCCATACGTGCCGGGTTATAGATCGGGTGCATATGCCATATTATGTTCCTTGTACTCTCTTCCAGCCCACGAATTTGCTACGAAACCTCAAATAATTGTTTCGGCACAGAGTTTCTGCGATGCATCCTTTGGATCAACTACCGATGGGAACCAACGATATACAGCTTGGAATGCTATAAAAACACTTATTACGAAAGGGCTTATTTATCAAACTGGTCACCCAGCCAAATACTGTCTTACCGATGACGGTGAAGAAGTGTGCACTCGTTTAGCAAGGGTTGATGATGCTTTTCGGAAAAATGGTAGCCCTCTACgattaaagaaaagcaactCCACTCCAGCTAGCTTTCCTAGTTCAAGTAAGGTACAAAATGGGGACGTATCACAGCGGGCTATAGGAAAGAACATGACATTGGATACGGTTTCGCATCAACCAAGTGTTATGGAAAAACAACCAGAACTTGTGCACTCAAGTGATGAAGAGATGGAGGAGATAGCTGACGGCGAAAAAACGGATGTGGATGAGCTTCAAGAAGAGCATACGGATGAGATAAATTCGAATATTCCAAATATTGATTTGACTGATGTCAGTACAACAGTCTCAGATAAAAACGTAAACGATCATATTGATATTCCTCTGGAAGTTATTCCATTCGAACGTTGTACTTTGATTTTGTTAATAGATACTCGAGAAATTAGGATCCGTGGTGACCGAAATACTGTAGCTGACAAGCTGAACAACGACCATAACGTTTTGTGTGAAGTACGTGCTTTGGAACTTGGCGATGCTATATGGATTGCGAGAGATAGAGAAACAAGTCAAGAAATTGTTCTTGATTTCGTCGTGGAAAGAAAGCGGTATGATGATTTGGTAGCCTCGATCAAAGATGGACGATTTCACGAACAAAAACGTCGTCTCACGAAAAGTGGATTAAGCACCGTTTTTTATATCTTAGAAGAATCtaattttgatgaaagcTTTTCTGAATCTATTCATACAGTCGTTTCCAACATACAAATAGATCATTTATTTCATGTTCGTTGTACCAAGTCCTTGGACCATACTATTGCTACTTTAGCAAACATGACAAAACACATCCAAAATCTCTATCAAGATCGAAAAACATTAAAATTAATCCCAGACTTATCGGTGGAGGCAAAGACATTTGAATCCATGAGAAAGCATCTAGAGAGACTGGATCCGTCAATTACCTATCACATTACTTATAATGCTTTCTCATCTGTCTTGTCAAAGTCTTCTACTCTAACTCTTGGTGATATATTCGTTCGAATGCTGATGAGCATCCGTGGTGTCAGTGCACAGAAAGCAattgaaatccaaaagcGTTTCCCTACGtttattgaattatttGAGTCTTATGAACGATGTTCATCAAATCAAGATCGAGAATTGCTTCTTGCGAAATCATGTCAAGGCTTTGGATCACAAGCCATTGGTCCTGCTCTGTCAGCCAAAATAGCCTATGTTTTTCATCCAGATCCTGCATAA
- a CDS encoding WD40/YVTN repeat-like protein: MTVVSSLNQSSLCLRDGIPKQHRAKVCSEHPQLKNLISTQYTGEEFNPIYYTNDFFIWKIYPNSEKVFQVGHMLTYQPVCLLGKCGYIASGGLAGQFDYWSPNLKHKHLELGPYYNNGIEIHKRASDHQPEALISTNDRSVKVVDLTSGILTRNLRHSVNMNHASVSNDGRYMVCVGDSPDLFFYEITRSGDYILRHTVQANTKDSSICTSISQNNEMFACASQDSSLSVFDVRYMKLPMLTKTTSRNQPDGSVRSCHFTPPNAGPLDLLLYTEGTRVSHLLDLRTNRDIELVLPEEDNCPFSTSQGICGSCFADDGSSVYVASATHLYEWNIDKKSRKAFPSYAFA, from the coding sequence ATGACAGTCGTCAGTTCTTTAAATCAGTCTAGCTTATGCCTTCGGGATGGAATTCCGAAGCAGCATCGTGCTAAAGTGTGTTCTGAACATCCtcaattaaaaaatctGATATCTACTCAATACACTGGGGAAGAATTCAATCCTATCTACTACACAAAtgatttcttcatttggaaaataTACCCTAATTcagaaaaagtttttcagGTTGGGCACATGTTGACGTATCAGCCAGTGTGTTTACTTGGAAAATGTGGTTACATTGCATCAGGTGGTCTGGCCGGTCAATTTGATTATTGGTCTCCCAACTTAAAGCATAAGCATTTGGAACTTGGACCATATTATAATAATGGTATTGAGATCCATAAACGAGCTTCCGATCATCAACCTGAGGCGCTAATTTCCACAAATGATCGCTCTGTCAAAGTCGTCGACCTCACTTCTGGAATATTAACGCGGAATCTTCGTCACTCTGTGAATATGAATCATGCTTCTGTTAGTAATGATGGCCGATACATGGTTTGTGTCGGCGATTCACCggatttatttttttacgaaattaCTCGATCCGGAGACTATATACTCCGACACACAGTACAagcaaatacaaaagacTCGTCGATTTGCACAAGCATTTCACAAAACAACGAGATGTTTGCTTGTGCTAGTCAAGATTCTAGCCTCAGTGTCTTCGACGTTCGGTACATGAAGCTCCCCATGTTAACAAAAACCACATCTCGAAATCAACCTGATGGAAGCGTCCGGAGCTGCCATTTTACACCTCCCAACGCTGGTCCATTAGATCTGCTGCTGTATACGGAAGGCACGAGAGTGTCGCATTTATTGGATTTGCGTACCAATAGAGATATTGAGCTTGTTCTGCCCGAAGAAGACAACTGCCCTTTTTCAACTTCTCAAGGAATCTGTGGATCATGCTTTGCAGACGATGGTTCATCGGTGTATGTTGCTTCTGCAACTCACTTGTACGAATGGAATATTGACAAGAAAAGCCGAAAAGCCTTTCCTTCCTACGCCTTTGCCTAA
- the aph1 gene encoding bis(5'-nucleosidyl)-tetraphosphatase, with product MSKPFMFSAFNVTNQVFYQAKHSFAIVNLKPILPGHVLVLPRRVVPRLRDLSQEEIGDLFESVKKVQSILEKVYTATASNIGIQDGKDAGQTVPHLHVHLIPRKKLDFNENDEVYQHLEKAEANLESLQATGKEAIVGDQAPPTSMKKSIPRDEDRQPRTPEVMQEEATWLRSFFAQNQ from the exons ATGTCGAAACCGTTTATGTTTTCTGCATTTAACGTTACTAACCAAGTGTTCTATCAAGCAAAG CATTCCTTTGCGATTGTCAATCTCAAACCCATTTTGCCAGGCCATGTTTTAGTACTCCCTCGCAGGGTTGTCCCTCGATTACGCGACCTTTCTCAGGAAGAG ATTGGTGATCTTTTTGAGAGCGTCAAGAAGGTACAATCTATCCTCGAAAAAGTCTACACAGCAACTGCTTCCAACATTGGCATTCAG GATGGAAAAGACGCTGGACAAACTGTCCCTCATCTTCACGTGCACCTAATTCCTCGCAAGAAACTCGACTTtaatgaaaatgatgaagtATATCAACATTTGGAGAAGGCAGAGGCCAACCTTGAATCGTTACAAGCTACAGGGAAAGAAGCCATCGTAGGAGATCAAGCTCCTCCTACATctatgaagaaaagcatcCCCAGAGATGAAGACCGTCAACCCCGTACGCCTGAAGTTATGCAGGAAGAAGCAACCTGGTTGcgttctttctttgcacAAAATCAGTAA
- the nap1 gene encoding histone H2A-H2B chaperone Nap1 → MVEKVDIKNRSGKMSAAPTPQNTPSSANNTTFGVKEPQFKTIDEGDEDLEAIDGRLDSLRNLTSQRISELPTSVQKRISSLKGLQKQYSSLELQFQRELFELEKTFAKKYGPLFERRRELVHGEKEPSEEEIKKGIPEGEEVSKALEGKNQKDQQMKGIPEFWLTAMKNVLSLSEMITPEDEKALRHLIDVRLVYMEKPGFQLQFEFEENPFFSNKVLTKSYYYLEETGASNVFMYGSAKGDEIQWRPNADLTIRTVVKKQRNKNTKQTRTVKVSEPRDSFFNFFSPPQMEDEEEENPGLDELLELDYQIGEDFKEKLIPRAVDWFTGEALEDYDEFGDLDVEDDDEDAESSSNENFSDSEDDSSENEDEDRTAHSKQNPAECRQQ, encoded by the coding sequence ATGGTGGAAAAAGTGGATATTAAAAATCGGTCTGGAAAAATGTCGGCAGCGCCGACACCCCAGAATACTCCTTCAAGTGCAAACAACACTACATTTGGAGTAAAGGAACCTCAATTTAAAACGATTGACGAAGGTGATGAAGATTTAGAAGCTATTGATGGTAGATTGGATTCTTTGCGCAACCTTACTTCGCAAAGAATTTCAGAATTGCCAACCTCTGTTCAAAAACGAATTTCAAGTTTAAAAGGTTTACAAAAGCAATACTCTTCACTGGaacttcaatttcaacGAGAGCTCTTtgaattggaaaagacATTTGCTAAAAAGTATGGACCTCTCTTCGAAAGACGACGTGAACTCGTTCACGGCGAAAAGGAGCCTTCTGAGgaagaaatcaagaagGGAATTCCTGAAGGCGAGGAAGTGTCCAAGGCCTTAGAAGGGAAGAATCAAAAGGATCAGCAAATGAAAGGAATTCCTGAATTTTGGTTGACTGCAATGAAAAATGTTTTATCTCTTTCTGAAATGATTACACCTGAAGACGAGAAGGCGTTAAGACACCTTATTGATGTCCGTCTTGTTTACATGGAAAAGCCTGGTTTCCAGTTACAATTTGAGTTTGAGgaaaatccatttttttctaataaagTATTGACGAAGAGTTATTACTACTTGGAAGAAACTGGTGCCTCTAATGTGTTTATGTATGGCAGTGCCAAGGGAGACGAAATTCAATGGCGTCCCAATGCAGACCTGACCATTCGCACTGTAGTGAAGAAGCAACGTAACAAAAACACCAAGCAAACTCGTACCGTCAAGGTTTCCGAACCTCGGGATAGTTTTTTTAACTTCTTTAGCCCTCCTCAAATGGAAGacgaggaagaagaaaatccaGGATTGGATGAACTTTTGGAGCTTGATTATCAAATTGGTGAGGATTTTAAAGAGAAACTCATTCCTCGCGCAGTCGATTGGTTTACTGGTGAAGCCTTGGAGGATTATGATGAGTTTGGTGATCTTGATGTTGAAGATGACGACGAGGATGCTGAATCATCTTCTAACGAAAACTTTTCCGATTCTGAGGATGATAGCTCGGAGAACGAGGACGAAGATCGAACTGCTCACTCTAAGCAAAACCCCGCTGAGTGCCGTCAGCAATAA